GACAACTGCGATGATGCCCCGCCGTCTGGTAACGGACCCGGAGGAATTGCGCATACGCATGGACGAGCCTCCATCTCCGAATGGCTGAAAGGTGGTGATCAAAATGGGAGCGCTCCCAGAGCGTCATCAGCGTATACGTCACACTCCGAAACTTCAACGAAACTTTGAGTAGCGGTCAGCCCGTCCTGATCAGCGCAATCGCCATTACCTCGGATGTTCGCCGCATTCGAAGCCGTTCTGCGGAATCACTGCGCCTGAGCGGCCCAGTCAAGACGTGTCAAAGGCTCCGGTCGAGTGAATGGCTGTCCGATTGCGGACAGGCTGGTTGACGATCTCGGCTCGCGGGCCGGAGGGTTCCAGCCAGCTCGCTGGGAGCGCTCCCGGACGCCGCCGGGCTCGTCCGCGCACTCGAAGGGAACGAGATGTCCAGAAAACCCGTCGCGCACGTCCTCGTGGCGGCGCTCATCGCGGCGCTGGGGTTCGCGGTGGTCCAGCCGGCGCTGTCGTCGGCCGCGCAACCGGTGGCCGCCGCCCCGGTCCGGGTCATGCCGCTCGGCGACTCGATCACCGCGGGACCCGGTTGTTGGCGCGCCTACCTGTGGGACCGGCTGCAGAAGGCCGGGTACACGAACGTCGACTTCGTGGGCACCCAGCCCGGCGGCGGGTGTCCGGTGCCGTTCGACGGCGACCACGAGGGCCACGGCGGTTACGCGGCCACCGGCATCGCTGACCAGGACCAGCTCCCCCCGTGGTTGGCCGCCGCCCGGCCGGACGTCGTGCTCATGCACCTGGGCACCAACGACATGTGGGGCAACTTCCGGCCCGTCGACTCCGTCATCGCGGCGTACTTCAAGCTCGTGGACCAGATGCGGGCCGCCAACCCGAACACGGAGGTCCTGGTCGCGAAGATCATCCCGATGGCCTGCCCGGAGTGCACGCACGTGGTGGCGCTCAACAACGCCATCCCGGCCTGGGCCGCCTCCAAGACGACCGCGCGGTCACCGATCACCGTGGTCGACCAGTGGACCGGCTTCGATACCGCCACCGACACCGGCGACGGCGTGCACCCCAACGACGCCGGCTTCCGCAAGATGGCCGACCGCTGGTACCCCGCCCTCACCGCCGCCCTCGGCGGCGCTCCGGTGACCACGACGACGACCACGACGACCACGACGACAACGACGACAACGACCACCGCCCCGCCCGTGGGCTCCTGCACCGCGACCTACCGGGTGACCAGCCAGTGGACCGGCGGCTACCAGGCCGAGGTGAGCGTCCGCAACAACACCCCGGCCACGACGTCGACCTGGACGGCCACGCTCACCTTCGGCAACGGCCAGCGGCTCAGCCAGGCGTGGAACGCCACCGCCGCCCAGAGCGGCTCGACCGTGACCGCGCGGAACCTGGGCTGGAACGGCGCCCTGCCACCGGGCGGCTCGGTCGCCTTCGGCTTCCTCGCCACCGGCGCGGGCACGTCCGCGACGGTCACCTGCGCGAACAGCTGACCACCCGAAGCGGGGCCCGGCGCCGTCCGGGTCCCGCGCGCCGGGCGCCGGTACGGTGCGGTGACCGACCGGGGGAGGGGTGCCGGATGAGCGCCAAGGCCAGCGACTCGGTTCCGAACGCCGACGCGTCCCGGGACGAGATCGTCGCCTGGAACGCGGCGGTCCTGGAGGAGTACCGGGCAGGCGCGGGACGCGTCGGCGGTGCGATGGACGGCATGGACCTCCTGCTGCTGACCACGACCGGCGCCCGGTCGGGCCTGCCGAGGACGATCCTCATCACCTACTTCCGCGACGGCGACCGCTACCTGCTGGTGGCGAGCAACTACGGCAGGCCGCGCCACCCCGACTGGTACCACAACCTGCTGTCCACCCCCGAGGTCGCGGTGGAGGTCGGCGGTGAGCGGATCACCGCCCGCGCGACGGTTCTCGACGCCGCCGAGCGCGACCGCGCGTTCGCCGGGGTGGTCGCCCGGTACCCGTTCTACGCCGACTACCAGGCCGGTGTGGCCCGCACGATCCCGGTGGTCGCGCTGACGCCCATCGCGACCACGCCCATCACGTCCGCCGAGCAGGCGTGACCGCTTAGCTCACCCGCCCATGGTCTGGTCCTTTGTCGGTGGTTGAGCGATCCAGTTGCGAGAGCGCTCCCATCTGTGGAGCTTCTTGTTGTCTTTTGCGGATGTGTGTGGATAGATGGGCGACGTTGTGATGGGCCTCATAGTCGCGCCCGAGGAGATCTCCATGCCCCCTGCCGCCCGGCGGCTGTCCGCCCTGCTCCTGGCACTCCTGCTCACCCCCGTCCTGGCCCTGCCCGCCACCGCCGCCGCGCCGCCCGCGCACGGCCTCAAGGGCGAGTACTTCCGGATGTCCGCGCCCGGCGCCCGGGACTTCGCCGAACCGGGCGGGACCACCCTGGACCCCAACGTCGACTTCTCCGACCTGACCAGCACGTTCCAGCAGCTCACCGGCCGCACCGAGCACACCGCGGCCCGCTGGACGGGCAGCCTCACCGCGCCCGCCACCGGCGACTACACGTTCCACGCCATCGGCGACAACGGCTTCCGCCTGTTCCTCGACGGCGCGCCCGTCATCGACCACTGGGTCGGCGACTGGGACGTCGAGCAGCACAGCGCGCCGGTCCACCTGGTCGCGGGCGAGCGGCACGACTTCCGGATGGAGCTGTTCCAGGACGTCGGCGGCGCGAACCTGCGGCTGCGCTGGTCCACCCCGGCGCTGGCGAAGCAGCCGGTGCCGGAGTCGGCGTTCCTGCCGCCCGCCGACTTCCCGGTCTACCCGGTCGGCCTGACCGTGTCGCCGGACGGCCGGCGGTTGGACGCCGTCTTCGACGAGCGGGTGAACAACCTCGGAGACCTGCGGTCGCACCTCAAGGTCGAGGTCGACACGGTGCCGTTCCCGATCGAGTCCGCCACCGTCGACCGGCGCGACCGCGCCAAGGTCGTCGTGCGGCTCGGCGCGACGATCCAGAAGCCGCAGCGCGTCCGCGTCACCTACGACGGCAGCGGCGGCCTGGTCGTCGGCGCCGAGACCGTGCCGCGGATCATCCGCACCGCGACCAACACCTCCACCCGGCGCCTGATGACCGAGTGGGGCGAGCGCGTCGACCGGAACCGCCCGCTGCCCGAGTACCCGCGACCCCAGCAGGAGCGCGACGACTGGCTGAACCTCAACGGCCAGTGGGAGTTCTCGGCCGCCACCGCCGGGCAGCAGCCCGAGTTCGGCCGCCGGCTGCCCGAGCGGATCACCGTGCCCTACCCGGTCGAGTCCCAGCTGTCCGGGTTGGAGCGGCACGAGGACCACATGTTCTACCGCCGGCAGTTCGAGGTGCCGCGCGACTGGCGCGTCGGCCGCGGCCAGCGGCTCAAGCTGAACTTCGGCGCGGTCGACCACCACGCCAGGGTGTGGGTGGACGGCACGCTCGTCGCCGAGCACACCGGCGGCTACACCGCGTTCACCGCCGACATCACCGACGCCCTGCGCGGCGGCGGCCGGCACGAGCTGATCGTGGCCGTCACCGACACCACCGGTGACGACCAGCCGATCGGCAAGCAGTCGCGCAACCCCGGCGGCATCGTCTACACGCCGTCCTCCGGCATCTGGCAGACCGTGTGGCTGGAGCCCGTGCCGGACCGGTCGATCGACGACGTGAAGACCACACCGGACATCACCAGCGGCACGCTCGCCGTGCGCGTGTCGTCCTCGACGGCGTCGCCGGGCGCCGAGGTCACCGCCACCGCCCGCGACGAGCGGGGCCGGAAGGTCGGCACGGTCACCGGCAAGCCCAACACCGACCTGACCCTGCCGGTGCCGGACCCGCACCTGTGGAGCCCTGACGACCCGTACCTGTACGACCTGGACGTGTCCCTGCGGGACGGTCGCAGCGAGGACGAGGTCGAGAGCTACTTCGGCATGCGCTCCATCGGCGTGCGGAACGTCGCCGGCTTCCCGAAGCTCGTCCTCAACGGCGAACCGGTGTTCTCGCTGGCCATGCTGGACCAGGGCTTCTGGCCGGACGGCCTGAACACCGCGCCCAGCGACGAGGCGCTGGCGTGGGACATCAAGGCGCAGAAGGACCTCGGGTTCAACGCGCTGCGCAAGCACATCAAGGTCGAGCCCGCCCGCTGGTACTACCACGCCGACAGGCTCGGCGTGCTGGTGTGGCAGGACTTCGTCAACGTCAACGTCACGAACGAGACCGGGCAGCAGGCGTTCCTCACCGAGGGCAGGCGTGCCCTGGAGCAGCTGCACGACTCGCCCGCCGTCATCGGCTGGGTCGTGTTCAACGAGGGCTGGGGCGAGTGGGACCGGGAGGAGACCGGCCGGATCACCGAGTCGGTCAAGGCCGCCGACCCGTCGCGGGTCGTCAACGCGCACAGCGGCGTCAACTGCTGCGCGTCGAAGGGCGACTCCGGCAAGGGCGACGTGATCGACCACCACGACTACAACAACACCGACCCGGCGTGGCCGGACGCCACCCGCGTCGCGATGGACGGCGAGCACGGCGGGTTCACCCTGCGCACGCCCGGCCACCAGTGGCCCGGCGCGCCGGCCGTGATCTACAGCGGTGTGGCGGACAAGGCGGCGCTGACCGCCAAGTACGTGTCGAACACCGAGCAGTTCTACCTCGACGCGGCCGGCGCGGAGCTGTCCGGTTCGGTCTACACGCAGATCACCGACGTGGAGACCGAGCTGAACGGCCTGTGGACCTACGACCGGCGTGAGGTCAAGGTCGACCCCGGTCCGGTGCGCGAGGTCAACCGGCGGGTCGTCGCGGCCGGCGCCGCGGCGGCCGGGCGCACGTACGACGGCGAGGGCTCGTGGTCGCTGGACGGCAACGGCGACGACGCGGGCGGCGCGGCGGACCCGGTGTCGCTCACCGGTGACGCGGCGTGGACGACCGGTGTGCGCGGGCAGGCGCTCCGGTTCGACGGGGACGGCGACTACGCCCAGACCGCCGGACCGGTGCTCGACACCACCGGCTCGTACTCGGTGTCCGCCTGGGTGGCGATGGACTCGCTGCCCGGCAACTACGCCACCGCCGTCAGCCAGGACGGTCGGCGCGTGGAGAACCCGTTCTACCTCCAGTACGGGCAGGGCAGGTGGGCGTTCAGCGTCCCCGGCGGCAGGCGGGCCACGCTGGCCGCCACGCCGGAACCCGGCCGCTGGTACCACCTGGTCGGAGTGCGCGACGAGGCGGCGGGGGAGACGCGCCTGTACGTCGACGGCGTGCGGGCCGCCGCGATCCCGATCGGGCCGGACGAGGTGAGCACCGGGCCGCTGGCCATCGGGCGCGCCAAGTACGCCGGCGCGCGCGGCGACTTCTGGCACGGCTCGGTCGACGAGGTCCGCGCCGTGGACCGCGCCCTGACCGACGCGGAGGTGGCGCAGCAGCACGCCGCCCGCTGACCGGGCACGCGCGGCCCGCTTCGCCCTCGGAGGTCCCGAGGACGAGGCGGGCCGCACCCGTTCGGACCGGGGACCGTCAGCGCGCTTGCCTGCGCCGTTCCAGCAGCCAGTCCGCGAGCAGCAGCAACAGCAGCGGGCCGGGGCGTGAGCGCGCTCGTGGCCACCACGTTGACGATCCGGCTCAGGACGATCGACATGGTGAGCGCGAAGCTGCGCGACATCCACCGGCGGTGGTCGCCGAAGCGGCGCTGCCGGCCCAGCCGGAACCTGCCGGCGGTTCGAGGCGGGACAGGGCCGGGTCGAACGTCAGGTAGGGCGGCACGGAGAAGACCGGAACGCCGCGGCCACCAGCATCAGCGGCACGATCCAGGGTCGGCGCCACCAGGGTTGCGCGCGGCGGAGCCGGCGGGGAGCGTGTCACTCGCGGACGGGATGGTGGATGGCGACACGGGACAACGGCGGTCCGGACCTCCGGCGCAGCCTCGAACTGCTGTGGTCGGGGCGCGCCCCGGGTGCCGCGCGTCCCGCTCGACCACGCGCCGGTGGGCCCGAACCAGCTCGCCTGGCTCGACCGCCTGCTGCGGCCCCTGCCGGCGGCCGGGCTGGTGGGCGGCGAGGCGCGCGCGGCGGCCCTGCACCTGACCGCGGTCGTCCGCGGGGTGGCGCAGATCAGCATCGACATGGCTGCCGGGCGCCGGTCGGACGAGGGGGAGCCGCCGGGCGAGGCCGACCTGGCGCGGACCCCCGCCGGTTACCCCGACCCCGAGGAGTACCCGGCCCTGGCCGCCGTCCACGACGCCGAGGCTGGCTCGGCTCCCGAGCCCGCCGGTGCGCAGGCGCTGCCGCCCGCGCTCAGCTTCGGCGTGGACCGGTTCCTGGACGGCGTCGAGACCCGGGTGGCGACGAAGGCCCGCCGGACCGGTGACGGCCGACCGGGGGCGTCACGCCCCGCTGTCGCCCCGCATCGACCGGCGGATCTCCTCGAGCTTGTCGAGACCCGCCTGCCGACGCGCCTCGAACCGGTCCTCGACCGCCTTCGCCTCCGGGACGGCTCCGGCCAGCTCACCGGCGCCGGCGCTGGTCGCGACCCGGCTCTCGATCCGGTCCCTGACGTGCTCGAAGGTCGGCACGCCGTCGTCGGTGTAGTCGCCGGGCGGCGCCACCGGCGGGGCCGGCTCGTGCTCCACGACCTCGGCGTCGATCACCGGTTCCTGGTCACCGCTCATCGCCCATCTCCGTTCGCCGTGCCGACCTCCGAGGCTACCCCGGCGGCCGGGAGCCGGTTATCGGTGCGCGCGGTAGCGGGCCAGGACGTCCTCGCGGAGCAGCGCGCCGAACCCGGCGGTCTGCAAGCGCAGCCCCAGCTGCGGTTCGGTGATGCCCAGGGCGGTCGCGGTGGTCGCCAGGTGCCAGTCGTTGGCCGCCAGGGTGGTCAGCAGGTAGGCGCGGCGGACCTGGGCCTCCGAGAGCCGGAAGGTCTTCAGGTACGCCGTGCGGCCGCCGTCGTCGGTGATCAGCTCACCGATGTGGTTCTCCTCCTTCTGGCGGAACGCCGGCAGGAAGCGGGACAGCGTGTAGCCGCCCATCCGGTACACGCGGCTCATGGCGTAGTTCCCGCCCAGCAGGCCGCCGGCCATCCCCGAGTCGTGGAAGTCCGCCCACGACTCCTGCTCCCGCACCGCCGCCGCGCGCAGGTCCGCCAACGACGCCACGTCGTCGGGCAGCCGCACGTCGAACGGGGGCACGGGCATCGCCAGGGTCGCGTAGTGGTGCACCAGTTCGCCGTACAGGTCCTGCACGAGGGTGGCGTGCAGCGCCCGGTAGTCGTCCGGGTGGGGCACGACGAACGCCGCGGCCAGCGCGTCGGCCACGTGCACCAGCACGCCGCACTGGCCCGGGTGGATCTCGAAGTGCTTCAGCGCGTCCACCAGGCCGGTGACCTCGTTCCCCAGGTAAGCCTCCTCCACGCGCGGCGACAGGCCGTGCCGGACGGCGCGCTGGGACCACTCGTCCCACACCACCGCCGGGCCGCCGAAGTGCAGCGCCAGGTAGCCCTCGACCGCCAGGTGCAGCGGCAGGAACCGCAGGCGGTTGCGCGCCACCCGCCGCGCCGTCCGGCGGTGGAAGCGCATCCGCACGCCGCGCGGCGGCCCGCCGGCGTCGCCCCGCCCCAGCTGCGTGCCGTACGTCGCAACCGGCGTGTCGTCGTCGGTCCACGTCGCCACGAAGCCGTGCGGGATGTAGGACACGTAGCGCGTGCGCCGGTCCACCTCGACCACCCCCGGCGCGGCGCCGTAGGGGCGGGCGTGCAGCCGCAGGCCGGTGATCGGCCGGTCCCGGGTCAGCGGCACCAGCCGGACACCGCCCCACACCTGCGCCGGCCGCGTGGTCAGCCCGGTCAGGTCCAGCTCCGCCATCACCCCTCCACCAGGAACCGGGCCACCCGGCCGTCGAAGTGCGCCCGCAGCTCGGCGAAACCGGTCGCGCCCTCGGTGAACCGGGCGAACTCCACCAGCGCGGGCACGTCCTCCGCGTCGCGCACGCCGACGGTCGGCACCGCCGGCGCGAGCCGCTTCACGTCGAAGTCGACCGCGTCGTACACCGGGTTCAGGTGCACCGCGGCCACCCGGCGCCCCGGGTCGAGCTTCGCCCGCCACACCCGCAGCACCTCCGACGCGAGCCCGTACGGCGCGTTGTCCCAGCCGTCGGACACGATCAGCAGCCGGTCCGGCGCGTGGTCCAGCGCGTCGAGCACCCGCATGCCCAGCGGCGTCATCCCGAAGGGGTGGGACAGGAGCGCGTCGGTGCGCCCGGACGTCCACAGCGGGACGTAGTCGGCCGCCAGCTCCGCCAGCAGGTGGTGGCAGGCCAGCGCGACCGCCAGCGGTCGGCGGCGCTTCTGCCCGGAGCCCGACGCCGAGAAGCTGTCGTCCAGCACCGCCGCGACCCGGCCCCACCGGCCCGCGTCCCGCCCGGCGGCCCGGACCGCCGCCGCGCGCAGCGCGCCGGTCAGCTCGTCGCGCCGCTCCACCCGCTCGGGCACCGGCAGGGCGAGGACGTAGGAGGCGAGGCGCGTCAGCGGCATCGACCCGAGGTCCACGGCCACCACGACCTCGCCCCGCCGCGCGGACCCCTGCGCCCGCAACCGCTCCAGCCGGGTCATCCGGGGCTCGATGCGCTTGAGGAACGCCGACCGGTCGATCCCGTGCTTGGCGGCGAACCCCTCGGCCACCGTGTACGGCAGCCCGAAGACCGACGCCTGCTCGTAGTGCGCGCGCCGCCACGTCTCCAGCAGCGGGGTGTCGTAGCGGCGGCGGTCGCCGGGGGTGAACAGGAACGGGCCCAGCTCGCCGCCGGGCGCGACGTGCGCGTGCCGCAGCGCCAGCTTCACGCCGGTGCGGTACTTCACGGCGTCGAACGCCGGGTCGGGCCGACCCGCGAACCAGTCGCGGATGATCGCCCGGGTGCGCCGGTTGTTCACCCGCGCCCGCCGCAGCGCGCGGAACAGGTCGTACACGCGCTGCGGCGGCAGCGCCCGCAGCCGGCGCGCGATCAGCCGGCCCTCGACCCGCCGCTGGGCGGCGGTGGCGTCGCCGCTGGTCGCCAGCAGCTTGCGGACGATCAGCGCGGCGTTGTGGTCGTTGATGTCCAGCGCGAGCGCCGCGGCGTACAGGTCGCGGTAGTTGCCGATCACGTAGTCGTGCAGGAAGTCCAGCGACAGCCGCTGCTCGTCGGCGCCGCCGTGGAACTCGCGCTGCGCGGTGGACGTCGTCGCCGCGTTGATGAACATCAGCATGTCGTCGGCGGTGAGGGCGTCCATGCGTCCACGCTCCGGGAGTGGTGTCGGGGCCGGCCGGGGAGTGGGGGCGCGAACAGCGAATCATCGCTACCAAGCGGGTTCCGGAAGTCGCACCGGAGTCCCGCGGCCGGCTCGCGCACTCTAACAACGGTCCCGGTTCGGAGCACGCCCTTTCCGGGAGGACGGGCTCGCCGCACACCGACGCGACCATGCGGCCGGGTGTTCCGGCCGCATGGTCGCGTCGATGTGTTTGGG
This genomic window from Saccharothrix sp. HUAS TT1 contains:
- a CDS encoding cellulose binding domain-containing protein, translated to MSRKPVAHVLVAALIAALGFAVVQPALSSAAQPVAAAPVRVMPLGDSITAGPGCWRAYLWDRLQKAGYTNVDFVGTQPGGGCPVPFDGDHEGHGGYAATGIADQDQLPPWLAAARPDVVLMHLGTNDMWGNFRPVDSVIAAYFKLVDQMRAANPNTEVLVAKIIPMACPECTHVVALNNAIPAWAASKTTARSPITVVDQWTGFDTATDTGDGVHPNDAGFRKMADRWYPALTAALGGAPVTTTTTTTTTTTTTTTTTAPPVGSCTATYRVTSQWTGGYQAEVSVRNNTPATTSTWTATLTFGNGQRLSQAWNATAAQSGSTVTARNLGWNGALPPGGSVAFGFLATGAGTSATVTCANS
- a CDS encoding nitroreductase family deazaflavin-dependent oxidoreductase encodes the protein MSAKASDSVPNADASRDEIVAWNAAVLEEYRAGAGRVGGAMDGMDLLLLTTTGARSGLPRTILITYFRDGDRYLLVASNYGRPRHPDWYHNLLSTPEVAVEVGGERITARATVLDAAERDRAFAGVVARYPFYADYQAGVARTIPVVALTPIATTPITSAEQA
- a CDS encoding LamG-like jellyroll fold domain-containing protein — translated: MGDVVMGLIVAPEEISMPPAARRLSALLLALLLTPVLALPATAAAPPAHGLKGEYFRMSAPGARDFAEPGGTTLDPNVDFSDLTSTFQQLTGRTEHTAARWTGSLTAPATGDYTFHAIGDNGFRLFLDGAPVIDHWVGDWDVEQHSAPVHLVAGERHDFRMELFQDVGGANLRLRWSTPALAKQPVPESAFLPPADFPVYPVGLTVSPDGRRLDAVFDERVNNLGDLRSHLKVEVDTVPFPIESATVDRRDRAKVVVRLGATIQKPQRVRVTYDGSGGLVVGAETVPRIIRTATNTSTRRLMTEWGERVDRNRPLPEYPRPQQERDDWLNLNGQWEFSAATAGQQPEFGRRLPERITVPYPVESQLSGLERHEDHMFYRRQFEVPRDWRVGRGQRLKLNFGAVDHHARVWVDGTLVAEHTGGYTAFTADITDALRGGGRHELIVAVTDTTGDDQPIGKQSRNPGGIVYTPSSGIWQTVWLEPVPDRSIDDVKTTPDITSGTLAVRVSSSTASPGAEVTATARDERGRKVGTVTGKPNTDLTLPVPDPHLWSPDDPYLYDLDVSLRDGRSEDEVESYFGMRSIGVRNVAGFPKLVLNGEPVFSLAMLDQGFWPDGLNTAPSDEALAWDIKAQKDLGFNALRKHIKVEPARWYYHADRLGVLVWQDFVNVNVTNETGQQAFLTEGRRALEQLHDSPAVIGWVVFNEGWGEWDREETGRITESVKAADPSRVVNAHSGVNCCASKGDSGKGDVIDHHDYNNTDPAWPDATRVAMDGEHGGFTLRTPGHQWPGAPAVIYSGVADKAALTAKYVSNTEQFYLDAAGAELSGSVYTQITDVETELNGLWTYDRREVKVDPGPVREVNRRVVAAGAAAAGRTYDGEGSWSLDGNGDDAGGAADPVSLTGDAAWTTGVRGQALRFDGDGDYAQTAGPVLDTTGSYSVSAWVAMDSLPGNYATAVSQDGRRVENPFYLQYGQGRWAFSVPGGRRATLAATPEPGRWYHLVGVRDEAAGETRLYVDGVRAAAIPIGPDEVSTGPLAIGRAKYAGARGDFWHGSVDEVRAVDRALTDAEVAQQHAAR